In the Acropora muricata isolate sample 2 chromosome 1, ASM3666990v1, whole genome shotgun sequence genome, one interval contains:
- the LOC136928568 gene encoding calsequestrin-1-like gives MKAVILAVHLTIFFRSAYLSDQELDDPQGEEQRLPHYLKDDGIRRVAKLDKLHFNKTLKASRMLVVLFYFSNSGDKKLDNTWKTDEKMLEIVARVLQPQGVNIGSVNIAESLELSQNLGVKYSGAIMIFHRGKRIEYFGHRSADILLGFLHKMFEPPVSLIESKKQKAAFDDVEGSKVIGYFEKDSEELKAFEDEAKQQQPLLPFFAVWDKKLAKALRLKKPNSIQLLKPYEKPVSFPSSQAITAENINLFIEENKKNILTKVRLEDIHYTWSSEVKGFLIMAFVRLETNAGVEFFSLVKSLAKRYGNKKNLHFMWVDPDPFPTMRDYWQRSYNIDVNSPVIGVIEPKLTTSSWFEKKGKETKLRHLQQWVEDILAGKVELKAPQNSTESSQGENKKEPIVKEEL, from the exons ATGAAGGCTGTAATTCTCGCAGTTCACCTCACAATTTTCTTTCGAAGTGCATATCTTTCAGATCAAGAATTAGACGACCCTCAAGGCGAAGAACAGCGCTTACCTCATTACCTCAAAGATGATGGAATCCGTAGAGTTGCGAAGCTCGATAAGCTCCATTTCAACAAGACTTTGAAAGCAAGTCGAATGCTAGTTGTTCTATTTTACTTCTCGAACAGTGGCGACAAGAAGCTCGATAACACGtggaaaactgatgaaaaaatGTTAGAG ATCGTTGCTCGGGTTCTTCAACCACAAGGTGTAAACATTGGAAGCGTCAACATTGCGGAAAGCTTGGAGTTATCTCAAAACTTAG GTGTCAAGTATTCTGGTGCGATCATGATATTTCACAGAGGAAAGAGAATTGAATATTTTGGACACAG GTCCGCGGATATTCTTCTGGGATTCTTGCACAAG atgtttGAGCCTCCAGTGTCTCTCATAGaaagcaagaaacaaaaagCTGCTTTTGATGATGTCGAAGGAAGTAAAGTGATAggttattttgaaaaagatTCAGAAG aattAAAAGCATTTGAAGATGAAGCGAAACAACAGCAACCGCTTTTGCCTTTTTTCGCTGTCTGGGACAAGAAG CTTGCCAAGGCCCTAAGACTCAAGAAGCCGAACAGCATTCAACTATTGAAGCCATACGAAAAACCAGTCAGCTTTCCGTCGAGCCAG GCTATTACAGCGGAGAACATCAACCTTTTTatcgaagaaaacaaaaa AAATATTTTAACGAAGGTCAGATTGGAAGATATTCACTATACTTGG TCTTCTGAAGTAAAAGGATTCCTTATTATGGCATTTGTAAGGCTAGAAACTAACG CCGGTGTGGAGTTCTTCTCGTTGGTCAAGTCTCTAGCCAAACGCTACGGAAACAAAAAGAACCTACACTTCATGTGGGTTGATCCAGACCCTTTTCCCACG ATGCGTGACTACTGGCAGAGGTCTTACAATATAGATGTCAACTCTCCAGTGATTGGCGTTATAGAACCGAAACTG ACCACAAGTTCGTGGTTTGAGAAAAAGGGAAAGGAGACCAAACTGCGCCATCTTCAACAGTGGGTGGAAGATATTTTGGCAGGAAAAGTGGAACTAAAAGCGCCCCAAAATTCCACAGAAAGTTCTCAAGGAGAGAACAAGAAGGAGCCGATCGTGAAAGAGGAACTATGA